Sequence from the Christiangramia fulva genome:
GTGCAGAATTATATAGCTGCCATGAATGAAGCAGTCAAAATTTTACATACTCTACCATTTTCTTCACGCTTGATAAAACAAACCCATAAAATTCTTCTTAGCGGTGTAAGAGGAGAACATAAATTACCTGGTGAATATCGCAATAGTCAAAATTGGATTGGGGGTGCGACAATTAATGATGCAGTTTTTATACCTCCGGTTCATACCTCCATTGGTGATTTAATGTCGGATATTGAAAAGTTTGCCAACGATGAATTGAATCCTATGCCAGATTTATTGAAAGTCGCTTTAATTCATTATCAATTTGAAACCATTCACCCTTTTCTGGACGGAAATGGACGAGTAGGAAGATTATTAATTACATTATATCTGGTTGGTAAAGGAATTTTAAAGCAGCCTATTCTATATTTATCTGACTTTTTTGAAAGAAACCGAACCTTATATTATGATAATTTAATGCGTGTAAGAACCCATAATGACCTCTCCCAGTGGTTTAAGTTCTTTCTTGCAGGAGTAATTGAGACCGCAAAATCTGGAGTAGAAACTTTTAATGGGATCATGCAGCTTCAAAAAAATGTAGATGCCAAAATACAAAGCCTTGGCTTTCGGAGTGCTGATGGTAATAAAGTATTGGAATACTTATATACTAAACCCATCATTGATGCATCTAAAGTTGCAACCATTATTGATAAAACTCCTGCTTCAGCTTATAAATTAATAGCTTCTTTAGAGGAAAAAGGAATTATCAGGGAGATTACCGGAGGACAGCGCGGAAGATTATATGTTTTTGAAAGTTATTTAGAGTTGTTCAGTAAAAGATCTTAAAATAGAAACTGAAATCAAATGATTCTGTTTGATACCGCATATTTCAAATAACTAACCTTGCGCAAGGTTCCTGTGCTGTTTTTATAGTGTACGGGAAGTTAAACGTGAAGTAAAAATAGCATAGGGCGCATATTTATGCTACTGTTCCAACCAGTTGCAGTAATCTTCTTTTATCTCCGGGTTTTCAGAGAAAAATATTTGATAGGATTCAAGTTCCGATTTCGAAATGGTTCGATAGATCTGGAACTTCTCTTCTTCCGATATTTTAGAAGAGTAAATAAAATATCCCAATCCGGATAATAGCAGGATTAGAATACTTCCAAATAATACAAGAATATAGTTGGGGATCAGACTAGCTCTTTCCAGTTTATCATTTATATCTCTGAGTAATTCATTTTTTACCTCGTTGGCCTCTTCTTGTTTTTGAAGAAAACTCTGTAGATTCTCATCAATTGCAGCTGTACTGATAGGAATACTCATTTCATTAAGCCCTTTAGATAATGCTTCCAGTTTTTCGAGTGAAGTTTTAAAGTCAGCCATTTCATCGGCCATCAGTTCCATGATCTCATCTAGTTTTTTCATAATAATTATTATTTAGTAGCCCATGCCCATACCAGCATCAAGCCCTCGTTTGATCACCTGCTTAGCCAGATCTTTAGCGATCTTACTGGCCATGTTCGTGCTCAATTGTACGGTGGTATTCACCAGCTTTAAAGTTTTCGGTACCTCTTTGAGTTTACTGTAACTATTATTCTGAGATATTTCTGCGATCAGTTTACTTCCACTCATAGACCGGTGGACCTCGCTTCCTTTTAAATTGGCGCCCTGGTATTCGAACCGGAAGCCCTGCAGCTGATTGGATTTATTGATACTGGGGATGACCTTTACATTACGTGCGTTCATTTTTTGGATGTAATCATCCAGGGTTTTTGGCCTGGTCTCCAGCACCCGGTCATTGAGGTATTTAATAGTTACTCGCTGCCATTTTAATTCCTGTAGCTTTTGTTGTTGTACCTCCCTGACCCGGGTAAGTCCTAATTGTTTGGCTACATTATCTGCTGCGATCTGACTTCGTTTTCCTATAAAGCTGTCTTTATAGACTTCGCCTTTTAAGCTGATACGGTTCGCATAGATATGGACATGGGTATGCTGCTTATCCTTATGAACAAACCCAATAGCCTGGTGATTTTTAAGCCCCATCTCTTTAATAAATCGCTGGGCGATCTTTTCCAGGTCGCGATGGTTTAGGTTTTTACCGTCTTTGACCGTTGGACTTACCACGAAGCTCAAGGTATTTTTAGTACAGCGATCATTTTGAGATTGAATGATCCTGAATTCATCGGTAATCTGTTTCGGCGTTTCCCCGGCCAAGTGTTCTTTGAGCACCACTTCGGCCTCCTTCTCCTGGTTCCAGCCATACTCGATGGATGCCTGGGTTCGTGATATGGATTGTCCTTTTCCGATCATCTCTTAAAATTGTAAAGGTGTTGCCGTATTTCTTCGGCCAGGGCTTCTACATTCCTAGCCAGTTTGGGATCTCTTTTTTTGAACATATTACTGATCCGCATAAAGTTGTTTTTATACTGGATGAGCATCTGGTAGCATTCCAGTTGTTCCGGAGTGATTCTTTCCACCATATTAATTTCAAAGGCGGTAGATCTCAAATATTCAGAAAGCGAAATTCCCGCCCTGGCCGCTCTTTTTTTGAGTAGCTTTTTCTCGTAGATCGAGCATCGTATCTGGATGACTTCCCGTTTCATAATCCTGTCTTTTTTAATCTTTGCAACCTCCGGGCGCAAAGCAAGATTGTCATGACAATGACACATCTTGCTTTGCTACTCAAAACGATTTGTATCCACTGTAAGTCCACTGCCCGGAAGCTAGTTTTTCATTGAGGTCTTTATGGTTTTTATAGCGATGACTTTGGTCTTTTATGTGGGGATAATACCGCAATAATTCGGTGGTATTGTTCCTTCCTGAAGCATCATTATCCAGGTAGAGATCTATGCTTTTATAGCTCTTGAATTTGGCAGTGATCTGAGCTAAAAATGACAAGGAGTTTAATACAATGATATCCGAGTTCTTTAATTCTTCCGGATATAATTCCGCGATGGATAACAGGTCAAACATTCCTTCACAAACCACCAGGTGATTTTTCTCATTTTGAAACCAGGTATAACTTTTAGGAGAACTGGAGGTTTTAAAATATAGATTGCGAAGTTCCCAGCCATTCTCATTGTTCTGAAGTCCGATTGCGTAATAGGTCTTTCCATGACATTCATACCATACTTCCTTACAATATTTTCTAGCTATCGGTAAAGAGATGCCTCTGGATCGTACATATTTCTTTAAATAGCTCCTGGTGATCGGTTGGATCTTTACGATGGTGTTGGCGCTATCCTTTTTTGAAGTATCTGCAGCTGGTCCTTGAAATGAATATACAGGTAGTTCATCAGAGAGGAATTGAAGGGCTTCGGCCACGCTACAATTAGAAACCTTGCAAACCAGGTCGATGACATTTCCACCTTCGCCTATACCGAAGTCATACCATCGGTTCAGTTTTAAAGACACCTTGAAAGAGGCCTGTGTTTCTGACCGGAGGGGACTGAAGTACCAGGCTTCTTTCTCCCTTGTCCTACTGGGAAAGTGCCCCAGTTTTGCGAGCGTTTCCACGATGCAAATACTGCGGGCTCTTTCACAGGTTAGTTTTTTTAAACTCATTTTTTCAAATTTTAGTTACCTACTTACCTTTTTCAGCAATACCAAGGCTTTTCAAATAAAAATGCCACTTACCTTCT
This genomic interval carries:
- a CDS encoding Fic family protein, which translates into the protein MKNFKSGHTVRQGYYKSFQPNNINRNWEISDMTVFNLLSKADRQLGRLDMYSEYVNIDLFISMHIAKEATQSSKIEGTQTNMEEAFLDKEDVSFEKRDDWEEVQNYIAAMNEAVKILHTLPFSSRLIKQTHKILLSGVRGEHKLPGEYRNSQNWIGGATINDAVFIPPVHTSIGDLMSDIEKFANDELNPMPDLLKVALIHYQFETIHPFLDGNGRVGRLLITLYLVGKGILKQPILYLSDFFERNRTLYYDNLMRVRTHNDLSQWFKFFLAGVIETAKSGVETFNGIMQLQKNVDAKIQSLGFRSADGNKVLEYLYTKPIIDASKVATIIDKTPASAYKLIASLEEKGIIREITGGQRGRLYVFESYLELFSKRS
- a CDS encoding DUF6730 family protein, coding for MKKLDEIMELMADEMADFKTSLEKLEALSKGLNEMSIPISTAAIDENLQSFLQKQEEANEVKNELLRDINDKLERASLIPNYILVLFGSILILLLSGLGYFIYSSKISEEEKFQIYRTISKSELESYQIFFSENPEIKEDYCNWLEQ
- a CDS encoding relaxase/mobilization nuclease domain-containing protein; amino-acid sequence: MIGKGQSISRTQASIEYGWNQEKEAEVVLKEHLAGETPKQITDEFRIIQSQNDRCTKNTLSFVVSPTVKDGKNLNHRDLEKIAQRFIKEMGLKNHQAIGFVHKDKQHTHVHIYANRISLKGEVYKDSFIGKRSQIAADNVAKQLGLTRVREVQQQKLQELKWQRVTIKYLNDRVLETRPKTLDDYIQKMNARNVKVIPSINKSNQLQGFRFEYQGANLKGSEVHRSMSGSKLIAEISQNNSYSKLKEVPKTLKLVNTTVQLSTNMASKIAKDLAKQVIKRGLDAGMGMGY
- the mbpA gene encoding mobilization protein MbpA produces the protein MKREVIQIRCSIYEKKLLKKRAARAGISLSEYLRSTAFEINMVERITPEQLECYQMLIQYKNNFMRISNMFKKRDPKLARNVEALAEEIRQHLYNFKR
- a CDS encoding toprim domain-containing protein, with the translated sequence MSLKKLTCERARSICIVETLAKLGHFPSRTREKEAWYFSPLRSETQASFKVSLKLNRWYDFGIGEGGNVIDLVCKVSNCSVAEALQFLSDELPVYSFQGPAADTSKKDSANTIVKIQPITRSYLKKYVRSRGISLPIARKYCKEVWYECHGKTYYAIGLQNNENGWELRNLYFKTSSSPKSYTWFQNEKNHLVVCEGMFDLLSIAELYPEELKNSDIIVLNSLSFLAQITAKFKSYKSIDLYLDNDASGRNNTTELLRYYPHIKDQSHRYKNHKDLNEKLASGQWTYSGYKSF